The following proteins are encoded in a genomic region of Halomicrobium zhouii:
- a CDS encoding uracil-DNA glycosylase yields MPLDIRERFEAELAEIPDDLFDRERFVGGVGPADADVVFVGEAPGANEVEQGEPFVGNAGRVLDSLLEDVGIERKQVYITNLVKVRPPENRDPTSDEIEAWRPVLWAEIEAIDPAVVVPLGAFASREVVERDAPISDLRGETYERDGYVVVPTYHPAATFYDDSVKAGLQEDLERVAEMAGR; encoded by the coding sequence ATGCCACTCGATATTCGGGAGCGATTCGAAGCAGAGCTAGCGGAGATCCCCGACGACCTGTTCGACCGGGAGCGGTTCGTCGGCGGCGTCGGCCCGGCGGACGCGGACGTCGTCTTCGTCGGCGAGGCGCCGGGCGCCAACGAAGTCGAACAGGGCGAACCCTTCGTGGGCAACGCCGGCCGCGTGCTGGACTCGCTGCTGGAAGACGTCGGCATCGAGCGCAAGCAGGTGTACATCACGAACCTCGTGAAGGTGCGCCCGCCGGAGAATCGCGACCCGACCAGCGACGAAATCGAGGCCTGGCGTCCGGTGCTGTGGGCCGAAATCGAGGCGATCGACCCCGCGGTCGTCGTCCCGCTGGGCGCGTTCGCCAGCCGCGAGGTCGTCGAGCGCGACGCTCCCATCTCGGACCTGCGGGGCGAGACCTACGAACGGGACGGCTACGTCGTGGTCCCGACGTACCACCCCGCCGCGACGTTCTACGACGACAGCGTGAAGGCTGGACTGCAAGAGGACCTCGAACGGGTCGCCGAGATGGCGGGTCGGTAG
- a CDS encoding CBS domain-containing protein: protein MDIAEAVTTDYLEFDPSTRVSKLMGAFKEQGAEGMLINDDVDVAGVVTRKQLLRSRRDPDETAKNLMRNDIPRIDRRDDVREVARLMVESDLNLLPVYDGERFEGVVTAESLAKAVRPNLDALDVSDVYSRDLISVGPDATLGEVINTLRTHGISRVPVIDDETEPDEQPPGDTTTGESASPRDPSDASAGSTAREAEAMADTEARSPVREAVGIASYFDLLEFIVRETDQQEGGNVGGFDGHGGEGSQANYRSHGGHGERAGVESRLLDLPVRDVMSSPVRTTGPTTPLGEATEEMLENGFSSLVVDVPTQGPDGVVTLTDVLRSLTWEPDEEETRLQIFGMNLLTDLSREDVAGMIEEVDGKYEEMDVIEAYVVLQNHRERQRGMPLIRATIRLFTNKGRFAGTGEEYGAAPAIRAARDRLERTVLDDKSHTIEERRSPGEREEAEHLVSWWLES, encoded by the coding sequence ATGGACATAGCAGAGGCCGTCACCACCGACTATCTCGAGTTCGACCCGTCGACGAGAGTGTCGAAACTGATGGGCGCGTTCAAGGAACAGGGCGCCGAGGGGATGCTGATAAACGACGACGTCGACGTCGCCGGGGTCGTCACCCGCAAGCAGTTGCTCCGGTCGCGCCGTGATCCCGACGAGACGGCGAAGAACCTGATGCGGAACGACATCCCCCGCATCGACCGGCGGGACGACGTCCGGGAGGTGGCCCGTCTCATGGTCGAGAGCGACCTCAACCTGCTGCCGGTGTACGACGGCGAGCGCTTCGAGGGCGTCGTCACCGCCGAGAGCCTCGCCAAGGCGGTCCGCCCCAACCTCGACGCGCTCGACGTGAGCGACGTCTACTCCCGGGACCTAATTAGCGTCGGCCCGGACGCGACGCTTGGCGAGGTCATCAACACGCTCCGGACCCACGGCATCTCGCGCGTCCCCGTCATCGACGACGAGACGGAGCCCGACGAGCAGCCGCCGGGCGACACGACGACGGGCGAGTCCGCGAGTCCCCGCGACCCGTCGGACGCGTCCGCCGGGTCCACCGCCCGGGAAGCGGAGGCGATGGCCGATACCGAGGCACGGAGCCCGGTCAGGGAGGCCGTCGGGATCGCGAGCTACTTCGACCTCCTGGAGTTCATCGTCCGCGAGACCGACCAGCAGGAGGGCGGCAACGTCGGCGGGTTCGACGGCCACGGCGGCGAGGGCTCGCAGGCGAACTACCGGAGCCACGGCGGCCACGGCGAACGCGCCGGCGTCGAGTCCCGGCTCCTAGACCTGCCCGTGCGCGACGTGATGAGTTCCCCCGTCCGGACGACCGGGCCGACGACCCCGCTGGGCGAAGCCACCGAAGAGATGCTGGAGAACGGCTTCTCGTCGCTCGTCGTGGACGTCCCCACGCAGGGGCCCGACGGGGTCGTCACGCTGACCGACGTGCTCCGCTCGCTCACCTGGGAGCCGGACGAGGAGGAGACGCGCCTGCAGATATTCGGCATGAACCTCCTGACCGACCTCTCCCGGGAGGACGTCGCCGGGATGATCGAGGAAGTCGACGGCAAGTACGAGGAGATGGACGTCATCGAGGCCTACGTCGTCCTCCAGAACCACCGCGAGCGCCAGCGCGGCATGCCGCTCATCCGCGCGACGATCCGGCTGTTCACGAACAAGGGTCGCTTCGCCGGCACGGGCGAGGAGTACGGCGCCGCGCCGGCGATCCGCGCGGCCCGCGACCGGCTCGAACGCACCGTCCTGGACGACAAGAGCCACACTATCGAGGAACGGCGTTCTCCCGGCGAGCGCGAGGAGGCCGAACACCTCGTCAGCTGGTGGCTCGAATCGTAA
- a CDS encoding DUF2267 domain-containing protein, whose protein sequence is MDRDDILDATARRAGLDSERAAERAVLATMTTLGEHVSKEESQQMAAQLPPEISDAMTSRSTDSPEEFAVDEFVDRVASREGGEVSEEEAVVHTRAVVATLAEAGVGTELQDAREQLPDEFDTLFETDDLDAE, encoded by the coding sequence ATGGACCGTGACGACATCCTCGACGCGACAGCACGCCGTGCCGGCCTGGACTCGGAGCGAGCCGCCGAACGGGCGGTGCTCGCGACCATGACCACGCTCGGCGAGCACGTCTCGAAGGAGGAATCACAGCAGATGGCCGCACAGCTCCCGCCGGAGATCAGCGACGCGATGACGAGTCGGAGTACGGACTCGCCCGAGGAGTTCGCCGTCGACGAGTTCGTCGACCGAGTCGCCAGCCGGGAGGGCGGCGAGGTGAGCGAGGAGGAGGCGGTGGTACACACCCGCGCCGTGGTGGCGACCCTGGCCGAGGCCGGCGTCGGGACCGAACTCCAGGACGCGCGCGAGCAACTCCCCGACGAGTTCGACACGCTGTTCGAGACGGACGACCTCGACGCGGAGTGA
- the rdfA gene encoding rod-determining factor RdfA, with protein sequence MNESGPVDAAVEPPCSCKLGRNLAAYGLEDLHATIRERRADGDSLRDLERFVNRSLLDGAIREAGADVIGDVDGIYDALTGDDVSAGKRTEVRERLEHAGVDVGAVEAAFVSYQTVRSHLRECLDVETARESRLSVDDARGTIEWARSRSEGIVERTVQRLAAAEEVAAGDVDVSHVVRIDCSDCGASYPVDRFVDRGGCDCGD encoded by the coding sequence ATGAACGAGAGCGGACCGGTCGACGCCGCCGTCGAACCGCCGTGTTCGTGCAAGCTCGGGCGGAACCTCGCGGCCTACGGGCTCGAGGACTTACACGCGACGATACGAGAGCGGCGGGCCGACGGCGACAGCCTCCGGGACCTCGAACGGTTCGTGAACCGGTCGCTACTCGACGGCGCGATACGGGAGGCCGGCGCCGACGTCATCGGCGACGTCGACGGCATCTACGACGCGCTGACCGGCGACGACGTCAGCGCCGGGAAGCGGACGGAGGTCCGCGAGCGCCTGGAACACGCCGGCGTCGACGTCGGTGCAGTGGAGGCCGCGTTCGTCTCCTACCAGACCGTCCGGAGCCACCTCAGGGAGTGTCTGGACGTCGAGACGGCCCGCGAGAGTCGCCTCTCCGTCGACGACGCACGGGGGACTATCGAGTGGGCCCGCTCGCGTAGCGAGGGCATCGTCGAGCGGACGGTCCAGCGACTCGCCGCGGCGGAGGAGGTCGCTGCCGGCGACGTCGACGTTTCCCACGTCGTCCGGATAGACTGTTCGGACTGTGGCGCCTCGTACCCCGTCGATCGATTCGTCGACCGCGGCGGCTGTGACTGCGGCGACTGA
- a CDS encoding archaea-specific SMC-related protein, translating into MVANAESEPLQVAVENLGGIDSRELTFEPGVTVLTGRNATNRTSLLQAITAGLGGSYGELKSDADAGEVELAVGEKTYDRQFRRDGDGVVVSGDPYADDASLVDLFSSLLEVNPARRAVERGDGDALREIIMEPVDTEAITAEVESTQRNLREVEDRLDEIERRRSNLAALKERRVAAEDDLADVESELADVREAVAEFEADAETAEEAEAVVEELTETREEYESIRNQLETQRSAVESLETEREETRERLDDLSVPEAELEATREELERLQRRRRGLENTVNDLVSIVEFNERLVDDGADALPGVGEDGAGADGDGVGASGGVADELDPSSGQIECWTCGTTVDRGDVEERLDGLRGVVEDHRSERNELRKRIDETRATLSDLQDAVDERESLESQLAEIDGEIDEREARIEELSAREDDLQAQISALEDEASESESLRDSELLDRYERRSELEYERGQLEEKLNSLESEIEAIEALDDEREELETEREQLREELTSLRNRIENLERSAIDTFNDHMETVLDRLGYENVERVWIERKAAESGRGSRSDSTFTLHVVRSADDGAVYEDTVDHLSESEREVIGLVVALAGYLVHDVHESVPVMVLDSLEAIDADRIAALVEYFADYAPFLVVALLPEDAQALDDDYERVVMDEALA; encoded by the coding sequence ATGGTAGCTAACGCCGAGTCGGAGCCCCTGCAGGTCGCCGTCGAGAACCTGGGCGGGATCGATTCACGCGAACTGACGTTCGAGCCGGGCGTGACGGTGCTCACCGGCCGGAACGCCACGAACCGGACGTCCCTGCTCCAGGCAATCACCGCGGGCCTGGGGGGGTCGTACGGCGAACTCAAGAGCGACGCCGACGCGGGCGAGGTCGAACTCGCCGTCGGCGAGAAGACCTACGACCGACAGTTCCGCCGCGACGGCGACGGCGTCGTCGTCAGCGGTGACCCCTACGCCGACGACGCGTCGCTGGTCGACCTGTTCAGCAGTCTGCTGGAGGTCAACCCCGCCCGCCGGGCCGTCGAGCGCGGCGACGGGGACGCACTCCGGGAGATCATCATGGAGCCGGTCGACACCGAGGCGATCACCGCCGAGGTCGAGTCGACCCAGCGGAACCTCCGCGAGGTCGAGGACCGCCTCGACGAGATCGAACGGCGCCGGTCGAACCTGGCGGCGCTGAAGGAACGCCGCGTGGCTGCCGAAGACGACCTGGCCGACGTGGAGTCCGAACTCGCGGACGTGCGCGAGGCCGTCGCCGAGTTCGAGGCCGACGCCGAGACCGCAGAGGAAGCCGAGGCCGTCGTCGAGGAACTCACCGAGACGCGCGAGGAGTACGAGTCGATCAGGAACCAGCTCGAAACCCAGCGCAGCGCGGTCGAGTCCCTCGAGACCGAGCGCGAAGAGACCCGCGAGCGACTGGATGACCTGTCCGTCCCCGAGGCTGAACTGGAGGCGACCCGGGAGGAACTCGAACGGCTCCAGCGACGTCGGCGCGGGCTGGAGAACACTGTCAACGATCTCGTCTCCATCGTCGAGTTCAACGAGCGACTCGTCGACGACGGCGCGGACGCGCTGCCAGGGGTCGGCGAGGACGGCGCCGGTGCGGACGGCGACGGCGTCGGTGCGAGCGGCGGTGTGGCCGACGAACTCGACCCCAGTTCGGGCCAGATCGAGTGCTGGACGTGCGGGACGACGGTCGACCGCGGCGACGTCGAGGAGCGCCTCGACGGTCTGCGCGGCGTGGTCGAGGACCACCGGAGCGAGCGCAACGAACTCCGGAAGCGGATCGACGAGACGCGCGCGACGCTATCGGACCTGCAGGACGCCGTCGACGAGCGCGAATCCCTCGAGTCCCAGCTCGCGGAGATCGACGGGGAGATCGACGAGCGCGAGGCACGCATCGAGGAGCTGTCCGCCCGCGAAGACGACCTCCAGGCGCAGATTTCGGCCCTCGAAGACGAGGCCAGCGAGTCCGAGAGCTTGCGGGACAGCGAACTGCTGGACCGGTACGAACGGCGCTCCGAACTGGAGTACGAGCGCGGCCAGCTCGAGGAGAAACTCAACTCGCTCGAATCGGAGATCGAAGCGATCGAGGCACTCGACGACGAACGCGAGGAACTGGAGACCGAGCGCGAGCAGCTACGTGAGGAACTCACCTCGCTGCGGAACCGGATAGAGAACCTCGAGCGGTCGGCCATCGACACGTTCAACGACCACATGGAGACGGTGCTGGATCGGCTGGGCTACGAGAACGTCGAGCGCGTCTGGATCGAGCGGAAAGCCGCCGAGAGCGGGCGCGGGTCGAGGTCGGACAGCACGTTCACCCTCCACGTCGTCCGGTCCGCCGACGACGGCGCGGTATACGAGGACACCGTCGACCACCTCTCGGAGTCCGAGCGCGAGGTCATCGGGCTGGTCGTCGCGCTGGCGGGCTACCTGGTCCACGACGTCCACGAGTCCGTGCCGGTGATGGTGCTGGATTCGCTGGAGGCCATCGACGCCGACCGCATCGCCGCGCTGGTTGAGTACTTCGCCGACTACGCCCCGTTCCTCGTCGTCGCGCTGCTGCCCGAGGACGCCCAGGCGCTCGACGACGACTACGAGCGGGTCGTGATGGACGAGGCGCTCGCCTAG
- a CDS encoding helix-turn-helix domain-containing protein, protein MSTIVEAHVPAEQFALSETLQALPDAEFRMVRLVAHGGDSVMPFLWAQTADDEELTAALDEDPTVGDVDVLAEFEDESLVQVDWQARIRVLVSIVSEEDATILDAHAREGTWRLQIFFPDHDSVSTVYDFCEEYGIDVTLERICDMSDSYQQDGIRLTEEQYQAISHAYEAGYYDVPRRINQEELAESFDVSHQALSERLRRGHQTVIANMLYRKLQRPDRAVAPRMSHKMDS, encoded by the coding sequence ATGAGCACTATCGTCGAGGCGCACGTGCCGGCCGAGCAGTTCGCCCTGTCGGAGACCCTGCAGGCGCTTCCCGACGCGGAATTCCGGATGGTCCGACTCGTCGCGCACGGCGGCGACAGCGTGATGCCGTTCCTGTGGGCCCAGACGGCGGACGACGAGGAACTCACGGCGGCCCTCGACGAGGACCCCACAGTCGGCGACGTCGACGTCCTCGCCGAGTTCGAGGACGAGAGTCTGGTCCAGGTCGACTGGCAGGCCCGCATCCGGGTGCTCGTCTCCATCGTCAGCGAGGAGGACGCGACGATACTCGACGCGCACGCCCGCGAGGGGACCTGGCGCCTCCAGATATTCTTCCCCGACCACGACTCCGTGTCGACGGTGTACGACTTCTGCGAGGAGTACGGTATCGACGTCACCCTCGAACGGATCTGCGACATGTCCGACTCCTACCAGCAGGACGGGATCCGACTGACCGAGGAGCAGTACCAGGCCATCTCTCATGCCTACGAGGCGGGCTACTACGACGTCCCGCGGCGCATCAACCAGGAGGAACTGGCCGAGTCCTTCGACGTCTCCCACCAGGCCCTCTCGGAGCGACTCCGCCGGGGCCACCAGACGGTCATCGCCAACATGCTGTACCGCAAGCTCCAGCGCCCCGACCGGGCGGTCGCGCCGCGGATGAGCCACAAGATGGACAGCTAG
- a CDS encoding DUF4112 domain-containing protein, giving the protein MAQTSQPATDIVETAAAEPAPLARARVVGTLLDESLTVPGTGFKVGLDPLLGILPVAGDSVAAVASLYIVFVGLRLGLPKRALVKMVAYVALDFTVGSVPVLGTVVDAFLKVNVRNVGTIERHVDSDY; this is encoded by the coding sequence ATGGCCCAGACGTCCCAGCCTGCGACGGACATCGTCGAGACGGCGGCAGCCGAGCCGGCGCCGCTGGCGCGTGCCCGGGTGGTCGGCACCCTCCTCGACGAGTCGCTCACGGTGCCGGGAACGGGTTTCAAGGTCGGGCTCGATCCTCTCCTGGGGATCCTCCCCGTCGCCGGCGACTCGGTCGCCGCCGTCGCCTCGCTGTACATCGTGTTCGTCGGGCTGCGACTCGGGCTCCCGAAGCGCGCACTCGTGAAGATGGTCGCCTACGTGGCGCTGGACTTCACCGTCGGCTCCGTCCCGGTTCTGGGGACCGTCGTCGACGCGTTCCTGAAGGTGAACGTGCGCAACGTGGGGACCATCGAGCGCCACGTCGACAGCGATTACTGA
- a CDS encoding AI-2E family transporter, protein MDGSGLDAPPDRARIGWWLFVLALTAVAGFIAYSFVGMIVLGIFGYYATRPIDRRIETVVDSEGLAASLTVLVVLVPLVAVLFYAGVRIYTQAREALGGATAFGALEDGLGILPAEGSSSLTALLENPGQILADPQGTTQMVLQTGVEAASALFGGLLLVGLALTLSYFLLENDHELEDGFRQLVGGRDATAYAYASAVDEDLESVFFGNFLFLLLMAVVATVTYWVTNLFAPEGLFVPMIFVLGFLTGITSLIPVVVGKVVYLPVVALLAFQALSGGGQFGFVAAALVAYFLVLDILPQTFLQPYITGRQLDVVVLMFAYLLGPVLFGWYGFFLLPILFILMLEVVRIVLPSLIHGEDVTPTVEMGESVGTNPRSELDEVPQGDESSRSGGSTDEDGDGSSGDDAADAG, encoded by the coding sequence ATGGACGGATCAGGACTCGACGCCCCGCCGGACCGGGCGCGGATCGGCTGGTGGCTGTTCGTCCTCGCGCTCACGGCCGTCGCGGGGTTCATCGCCTACTCCTTCGTCGGGATGATCGTCCTCGGTATCTTCGGTTACTACGCGACGCGCCCCATCGACCGGCGGATCGAGACCGTCGTCGACTCCGAGGGGCTCGCGGCCTCGCTGACGGTGCTCGTCGTGCTCGTCCCGCTCGTCGCCGTCCTGTTCTACGCGGGCGTCCGGATATACACGCAGGCCCGGGAGGCGCTGGGCGGGGCGACCGCCTTCGGCGCACTCGAAGACGGGCTGGGGATACTCCCGGCGGAGGGGAGTTCGTCGCTGACCGCGCTGCTCGAGAACCCCGGACAGATCCTCGCGGATCCCCAGGGGACCACGCAGATGGTGCTACAGACGGGGGTGGAGGCGGCGTCGGCTCTCTTCGGTGGGCTGTTGCTCGTCGGCCTGGCGCTGACGCTGTCGTACTTCCTGCTTGAGAACGACCACGAACTGGAGGACGGGTTCCGCCAGCTGGTCGGCGGCCGCGACGCGACGGCCTACGCCTACGCCTCGGCCGTCGACGAGGACCTGGAGTCGGTCTTCTTCGGCAACTTCCTCTTCCTCCTGCTGATGGCCGTCGTCGCGACGGTCACGTACTGGGTGACGAACCTCTTCGCCCCCGAGGGACTCTTCGTTCCGATGATCTTCGTCCTCGGCTTCCTCACCGGCATCACGAGCCTGATCCCCGTCGTCGTCGGGAAGGTCGTCTACCTCCCCGTGGTGGCCCTGCTCGCGTTCCAGGCGCTGAGTGGCGGCGGCCAGTTCGGCTTCGTCGCCGCCGCCCTGGTCGCGTACTTCCTCGTCCTCGACATCCTCCCGCAGACGTTCCTCCAGCCCTACATCACGGGCCGGCAACTCGACGTGGTCGTGCTGATGTTCGCCTACCTGCTCGGCCCGGTGCTGTTCGGCTGGTACGGCTTCTTCCTCCTCCCCATCCTGTTCATCCTGATGCTCGAAGTCGTCCGCATCGTGCTCCCCTCGCTGATCCACGGCGAGGACGTCACCCCCACCGTGGAGATGGGTGAATCGGTCGGAACCAATCCCCGGTCCGAACTCGACGAGGTTCCCCAGGGCGACGAATCCTCGCGGTCCGGTGGGAGCACGGATGAGGACGGTGACGGGTCCAGCGGTGACGACGCCGCCGACGCCGGATGA
- a CDS encoding winged helix-turn-helix domain-containing protein, with protein MASITLGDRDRELLSLLREGDADVSSLAEGVDGDEAAIHERLPKLADNGLVHRVNDEVWAITDSGERTIASSPEGTMDERIDTPDAIEEQIESFDLRPDREEAVRNAFGFLQYWGTATGGEIVDGVYSENPAGFETAEAWWNECVRSRLADIPTVEAPDSGKSEWAYGETPIVDRRARDGRDTPDQDLTETSARFALERADLNAAELAALRSAFDLLVREGDATADELQRRVYPDHDAGYDSPEAWWNNCVGGTFESIPGVEQTNQERDRWEYRQSIEGPPSSPHGSSDDG; from the coding sequence ATGGCTTCGATTACCCTTGGTGATCGCGACAGAGAACTGCTCTCGCTGCTCCGGGAGGGGGACGCCGACGTCTCGTCGCTGGCGGAGGGCGTCGACGGCGACGAGGCGGCGATTCACGAGCGGCTCCCGAAGCTCGCCGACAACGGGCTGGTCCACCGCGTCAACGACGAGGTGTGGGCGATCACCGACAGCGGCGAGCGAACCATCGCCAGTTCTCCCGAGGGGACGATGGACGAGCGGATCGACACTCCCGACGCAATCGAAGAGCAAATTGAGTCGTTCGACCTGCGGCCCGACAGAGAAGAGGCGGTCCGGAACGCCTTCGGCTTCCTGCAGTACTGGGGCACGGCGACCGGCGGCGAGATCGTCGACGGCGTCTACAGCGAGAACCCCGCGGGCTTCGAGACCGCCGAGGCGTGGTGGAACGAGTGCGTTCGGAGCCGCCTCGCCGATATTCCGACCGTCGAGGCGCCCGATTCGGGCAAATCGGAGTGGGCGTACGGGGAGACGCCGATCGTCGACCGGCGCGCGCGTGACGGCCGAGACACCCCCGACCAAGACCTCACCGAGACGAGCGCCAGGTTCGCACTGGAACGCGCCGACCTGAACGCGGCCGAACTGGCGGCGTTGCGTTCGGCCTTCGACCTGCTCGTCCGGGAAGGCGACGCGACCGCCGACGAACTGCAACGACGAGTGTATCCGGACCACGACGCAGGGTACGACTCACCCGAGGCGTGGTGGAACAACTGCGTCGGCGGGACCTTCGAGTCGATCCCAGGCGTCGAACAGACGAACCAGGAACGGGACCGCTGGGAGTATCGCCAGTCCATCGAGGGGCCGCCGTCGAGCCCGCACGGTAGTTCGGACGACGGCTGA
- a CDS encoding single stranded DNA-binding domain-containing protein: MDPRATLSQEELARVNERAESIAASFEALSRADAARRLAEEWDKQGTSFTEAVFTVLNEWADDPTVPINVAGIDPDDRWVTVEGEITWLFDEPATRNQYQVGYLEDDQGTSAKVTVWRRSMYGPMVRTLSEGDRVRIALGKPGEYNGQKTIAVTSDTAIISLDR, from the coding sequence GTGGACCCGCGAGCCACGCTGAGTCAGGAAGAACTGGCCAGGGTGAACGAACGGGCGGAATCCATAGCAGCGAGCTTCGAAGCCCTCTCACGAGCCGACGCTGCACGGCGGCTGGCCGAGGAGTGGGACAAGCAGGGAACATCTTTCACCGAGGCAGTGTTCACGGTCCTGAACGAGTGGGCGGACGACCCCACTGTGCCGATCAACGTGGCTGGGATCGATCCCGACGACAGGTGGGTCACCGTCGAAGGCGAAATCACGTGGTTGTTCGACGAACCCGCGACCCGGAATCAGTACCAGGTCGGCTACCTCGAGGATGACCAGGGAACGTCCGCCAAGGTGACGGTCTGGCGCCGGTCCATGTACGGTCCCATGGTTCGCACGCTCTCGGAAGGGGACCGGGTACGAATCGCCCTCGGAAAGCCAGGTGAATACAACGGACAGAAGACGATCGCCGTCACGAGCGATACTGCCATCATCTCGCTCGACCGGTGA
- a CDS encoding DUF7437 domain-containing protein: MTANHDRVRADGGIDALDPPPMDVMDEETLKPETLAQNAPRLETVIQLLNHPALARVYVYVCYWGPVTPPEIMEALDLSKSTTYEYVDQLVDLGLVDRDDSTRPQQLIADPIIIVEQYVPIVITPTVLHALALQEVDEDVEYFVDRHGLGKLIAALRGAGLHFAGGTTQRMVASDIDVRETEAMMIINALKPALAVGRDHDPFFEHLFPNVHDEMDLPNLDENDGSPTSSSDPDR, translated from the coding sequence ATGACCGCTAATCACGACCGTGTTCGTGCGGATGGTGGGATCGACGCGCTGGACCCGCCTCCAATGGATGTAATGGACGAGGAGACGCTCAAGCCGGAGACGCTGGCTCAGAACGCCCCCCGGCTCGAGACAGTCATCCAGCTGCTCAACCATCCGGCATTGGCCCGGGTCTACGTCTACGTGTGTTACTGGGGCCCGGTCACGCCGCCGGAGATTATGGAAGCACTCGACCTCTCGAAATCGACGACCTACGAGTACGTCGACCAGCTGGTTGACCTCGGCCTCGTCGATCGCGATGACTCGACACGTCCCCAGCAACTGATTGCTGACCCGATCATCATCGTGGAGCAGTACGTCCCGATCGTCATCACGCCGACCGTCCTTCACGCCCTCGCACTCCAGGAAGTCGACGAAGACGTGGAGTACTTCGTCGATCGTCACGGTCTCGGGAAACTCATCGCCGCATTACGCGGTGCTGGACTCCACTTTGCAGGAGGAACAACCCAGCGAATGGTCGCCAGCGACATCGACGTTCGCGAGACGGAAGCGATGATGATCATCAATGCGCTCAAACCGGCGCTGGCCGTCGGTCGAGACCACGACCCATTCTTCGAGCACTTGTTCCCGAACGTCCACGACGAGATGGACCTCCCCAACCTCGACGAAAATGATGGTTCCCCGACCTCCTCGTCGGACCCCGACCGGTGA